The following are encoded in a window of Phaseolus vulgaris cultivar G19833 chromosome 3, P. vulgaris v2.0, whole genome shotgun sequence genomic DNA:
- the LOC137807979 gene encoding scarecrow-like protein 28, with the protein MLAGCSSSTLLSPSHRLRSEAPAQFQACHFPRPSMSTQRLDLPCSTFTRKDSSSRSQPLLRPVGLSVEKPIEAKTSTCSLKHNIRLPPLAITAATPLVEESIKDKSLKRLAEHDESFTNIAKRKKGITECDNSGDNFWFQPGLEGNTLGGLNNTSLPFSSEEERVCFVPSEVVSHSAPFPLNPWLESCVTKITNFGEGSHRPRQHHNDHGAEGSVSNASSESQSLRLNENASEHEVGNGSGNPYHHHEVETGEEDDHHGLELVSLLTGCVDAIGSRNVAAINQFIAKLGDLASPRGNPISRICAYFTEALAIRVTRLWPHVFHITTNSRDMVEDDETGTALRLLNQVTPIPKFIHFTSNEMLLRAFEGKDRVHIIDFDIKQGLQWPSLFQSLASRTNPPSHVRITGIGESKQDLNETGDRLAGFAEALNLPFEFHPVVDRLEDVRLWMLHVKEQETVAVNCVLQLHKTLYDGSGGALRDFLGLIRSTNPSVVVVAEQEAEHNETRLEARVCNSLKYYSALFDCIEESGVAQESAVRVKIEEMYGREIRNMVACEGRERLERHEGFGKWRRMLVEEGGLRCLGVSEREISQSQLLLKMYCCENYSVKKVEKEGATAVTLSWLDQPLYTVSAWVPVDVAGTSSSFSHPT; encoded by the coding sequence ATGTTGGCTGGGTGTTCTAGTTCGACATTGTTGTCACCGAGCCACAGATTGAGGAGCGAAGCACCAGCACAGTTTCAAGCCTGCCATTTCCCGCGACCTTCCATGAGCACGCAGCGATTGGATTTGCCATGTTCTACCTTCACGCGCAAAGACAGCTCTTCACGTTCGCAGCCCCTCCTCAGGCCAGTGGGGCTTTCAGTGGAGAAACCCATAGAAGCCAAGACCAGCACTTGTTCTCTCAAGCACAACATTCGACTCCCACCCTTGGCCATCACAGCAGCAACACCATTGGTGGAAGAGTCCATCAAGGACAAGAGTTTGAAAAGGCTCGCGGAGCACGATGAGTCCTTCACCAACATAGCCAAGAGGAAAAAGGGTATCACTGAGTGTGACAATTCTGGTGATAACTTCTGGTTTCAGCCTGGCCTTGAGGGTAACACTTTAGGAGGGCTTAACAACACTTCACTTCCTTTCTCATCGGAGGAAGAGAGGGTTTGTTTTGTTCCTTCTGAAGTGGTGTCTCATTCTGCACCTTTTCCCTTGAACCCTTGGCTGGAATCATGTGTAACAAAGATCACCAACTTCGGTGAGGGTAGCCACCGTCCTCGCCAACATCACAACGACCATGGAGCAGAAGGGTCTGTCTCCAACGCTTCTTCAGAGAgccaaagcctgaggctaaACGAGAACGCCTCAGAACATGAAGTGGGAAACGGTTCAGGAAATCCTTACCATCACCACGAGGTGGAGACAGGGGAAGAAGACGATCATCACGGGTTGGAACTCGTTAGCTTGCTCACTGGCTGCGTGGATGCTATTGGATCAAGAAACGTCGCTGCCATAAACCAGTTCATCGCAAAGCTGGGTGATCTTGCATCTCCAAGGGGAAACCCCATAAGCCGCATATGTGCTTATTTCACAGAGGCCTTGGCCATCAGAGTCACCAGGCTTTGGCCCCACGTTTTTCACATCACCACCAATTCCCGAGACATGGTGGAGGATGATGAAACCGGAACTGCATTGAGGCTTCTCAACCAGGTGACCCCAATTCCCAAGTTTATCCATTTCACATCAAACGAGATGCTGTTGAGGGCGTTTGAAGGAAAAGACAGGGTTCACATAATAGACTTTGACATCAAGCAAGGTCTCCAATGGCCAAGCTTGTTCCAGAGCCTAGCATCGAGAACAAACCCTCCGAGTCACGTGAGAATCACGGGGATAGGAGAGTCAAAGCAAGACCTAAACGAAACCGGAGACAGACTCGCAGGTTTCGCCGAAGCACTGAACCTCCCCTTCGAGTTCCACCCCGTTGTGGACAGACTCGAAGACGTGAGACTGTGGATGCTGCACGTGAAGGAGCAGGAAACGGTGGCAGTGAACTGCGTTTTGCAGCTGCACAAGACGCTTTACGACGGAAGCGGAGGAGCGTTGAGGGACTTCTTGGGGCTTATACGAAGCACCAATCCGAGCGTGGTTGTGGTGGCTGAACAAGAAGCAGAACACAACGAGACAAGGTTGGAAGCAAGGGTGTGCAACTCATTGAAGTACTACTCAGCATTGTTTGATTGTATCGAGGAGAGTGGGGTGGCGCAAGAGAGTGCAGTGAGGGTGAAGATAGAGGAGATGTACGGGAGGGAGATAAGGAACATGGTGGCATGTGAAGGGAGGGAGAGGTTGGAGAGGCACGAGGGTTTTGGGAAGTGGAGGAGGATGCTGGTGGAGGAAGGAGGGTTGCGATGTTTGGGAGTTTCTGAAAGGGAAATAAGTCAGAGCCAGTTGCTGTTGAAGATGTATTGTTGTGAGAATTACAGTGTGAAGAAGGTGGAGAAGGAAGGAGCAACAGCGGTTACTCTTAGTTGGCTTGATCAACCTTTGTATACTGTCTCAGCTTGGGTTCCTGTTGATGTTGCGGGTACCTCCTCCTCTTTTTCTCACCCAACTTGA
- the LOC137807981 gene encoding F-box protein PP2-A12-like, producing the protein MGLRFSSQPSESAPKSGLGELPESCVAEIMTYMNPPEICKLATLNRAFRGASSADFVWESKLPSNYSVLLRRIFADFPSHLGKRGIYARLCRLNSLDDGTKKVWLDRSMGKLCLCVSAKGLSITGIDDRRYWNHIPTEESRFNSVAYLQQIWWFEVDGDVEFPFPAGKYSVFYRIHLGRASKRFGRRVCNTEHVHGWDVKPVRFQLWTSDGQYVTSQCFLNGPGKWAFYHAGDFVVENGNASTKVKFSMTQIDCTHTKGGLCLDSVLIYPSEFRKVKAFLNSS; encoded by the exons ATGGGTCTCCGATTCTCGTCCCAGCCGTCGGAATCGGCGCCGAAGTCCGGTCTGGGGGAGTTGCCCGAGAGCTGCGTGGCTGAGATCATGACCTACATGAACCCTCCCGAGATTTGCAAGCTCGCCACGCTCAATCGCGCCTTCCGCGGCGCTTCCTCCGCGGATTTCGTCTGGGAGTCCAAGCTGCCGTCCAATTACTCCGTCCTCCTGCGCCGCATCTTCGCCGATTTCCCCTCTCATTTGGGGAAGAGGGGGATTTATGCCAGGCTTTGCAGACTCAATTCTCTTGATGACGGCACCAAG AAAGTATGGCTGGATCGGAGCATGGGTAAGCTGTGTTTGTGCGTTTCGGCCAAGGGATTGTCCATAACCGGGATTGATGATAGAAGATACTGGAACCATATCCCCACTGAGGAATCTAG ATTCAACAGTGTTGCGTACCTCCAGCAAATCTGGTGGTTTGAAGTGGATGGGGATGTTGAGTTCCCGTTTCCTGCAGGGAAATACAGCGTATTCTACAGAATACATCTAGGACGAGCCTCCAAGAGATTTGGCCGACGAGTTTGCAACACAGAACATGTTCATGGGTGGGATGTAAAGCCTGTTCGTTTCCAGCTATGGACATCAGATGGCCAGTATGTTACATCCCAGTGTTTTCTGAACGGACCAGGTAAATGGGCCTTTTACCATGCAGGCGATTTTGTTGTCGAGAATGGCAATGCATCAACAAAAGTTAAATTCTCTATGACTCAAATTGATTGTACACATACTAAAGGAGGGCTCTGTTTAGATTCTGTGCTCATATATCCAAGTGAATTCAGAAAGGTTAAAGCATTTTTAAATAGCTCTTAA